One stretch of Tenrec ecaudatus isolate mTenEca1 chromosome 18, mTenEca1.hap1, whole genome shotgun sequence DNA includes these proteins:
- the FOXA3 gene encoding hepatocyte nuclear factor 3-gamma: MLGSVKMEAHDLAEWSYYPEAGEVYSPVTPMPTMAPLNSYMTLSPLSNPYPPGGLPASPLPSGPLAPPAPAAPLGPTFAGLGANSSGGGSSGYGGPGLGLVHGKELQKGYRRPLAHAKPPYSYISLITMAIQQAPGKMLTLSEIYQWIMDLFPYYRENQQRWQNSIRHSLSFNDCFVKVARSPDKPGKGSYWALHPSSGNMFENGCYLRRQKRFKLEEKAKKGGGTAAPSRNSTGPVTTTSATAITSPPPQPQPPPPPEPEAQGGEDGEALDCGGGGVTSSTPYFTGLELPGDLKLDAPYNFNHPFSINNLMSEQTPAPPKLDMGFGGYGAESGDPGVYYQGLYSRSLLNAS; the protein is encoded by the coding sequence GTCTACTCCCCGGTGACGCCCATGCCCACCATGGCCCCCCTCAACTCCTACATGACCCTGAGCCCTCTGAGCAACCCCTACCCGCCAGGGGggctccctgcctccccactgCCCTCTGGACCCCTGGCACCCCCAGCTCCTGCAGCCCCCCTGGGCCCAACCTTCGCAGGCCTGGGCGCCAACAGCAGTGGGGGCGGCAGCTCGGGGTacgggggcccaggcctgggcctggtGCACGGGAAGGAGCTGCAGAAAGGGTACCGGCGGCCGCTGGCCCACGCCAAGCCCCCGTACTCCTACATCTCGCTCATCACCATGGCTATCCAGCAGGCGCCGGGCAAGATGCTGACGCTGAGCGAGATCTACCAGTGGATCATGGACCTCTTCCCATACTACCGGGAGAACCAGCAGCGCTGGCAGAACTCCATCCGCCACTCGCTGTCTTTCAACGACTGCTTCGTCAAGGTGGCGCGCTCCCCGGACAAGCCGGGCAAGGGCTCCTACTGGGCCCTGCACCCCAGCTCAGGGAACATGTTTGAGAATGGCTGCTACCTGCGCCGACAGAAGCGGTTCAAACTGGAGGAGAAGGCGAAGAAGGGAGGGGGCACCGCCGCCCCCTCCAGGAACAGCACCGGGCCCGTcaccaccacctccgccaccgccatcacctccccgcccccccagccccagccccctccgCCCCCGGAGCCCGAGGCCCAGGGTGGGGAGGACGGGGAGGCTCTGGACTGCGGCGGCGGCGGGGTTACTTCCTCCACACCCTACTTCACGGGCCTGGAGCTGCCCGGAGACCTGAAGCTGGACGCACCTTACAACTTCAACCACCCTTTCTCCATCAACAACTTGATGTCCGAGCAGACGCCAGCGCCTCCCAAGCTGGACATGGGGTTTGGGGGCTATGGGGCTGAAAGTGGGGACCCTGGGGTGTACTATCAGGGCCTCTATTCCCGCTCCCTGCTGAACGCATCCTAG